From Laspinema palackyanum D2c, one genomic window encodes:
- a CDS encoding nicotinate-nucleotide adenylyltransferase — MITLALFGTSADPPTKAHEEIVSWLSQEFDAVAIWASDNPFKSHQTPLSHRSQMLQLLMEDRDNPRDNLYFDAELSQPRTLETVRIARQKWPEAELYLVIGSDLIPQLPRWYQVEELLSQVNLLVVTRPGAPIQQPELDRLRELGASVAIAELHLPDVSSTVYRQTQTSQVITPPVARYIQRENLYAYRDVS; from the coding sequence ATGATTACCCTTGCACTTTTTGGTACCAGTGCCGACCCCCCGACCAAAGCCCATGAAGAGATAGTGAGTTGGCTGTCTCAAGAGTTTGATGCCGTGGCGATTTGGGCGTCAGACAATCCCTTTAAATCTCATCAAACCCCCCTGTCTCATCGATCGCAGATGTTACAGTTGCTGATGGAAGACCGGGATAATCCTCGGGATAATCTCTACTTTGATGCCGAACTCAGCCAACCTCGGACCTTAGAAACGGTGCGAATTGCCCGCCAAAAATGGCCTGAAGCTGAACTGTATCTGGTCATCGGGTCAGACTTAATTCCCCAGTTGCCTCGGTGGTATCAGGTGGAGGAGTTGCTCTCTCAAGTCAATCTGTTGGTTGTCACCCGACCGGGAGCACCCATCCAGCAACCGGAACTCGACAGACTCCGGGAACTGGGTGCATCGGTGGCGATCGCTGAGTTGCATCTTCCTGATGTTTCCTCCACAGTTTATCGTCAAACTCAAACCTCACAAGTTATCACCCCCCCAGTTGCCCGTTATATCCAACGGGAAAACTTATACGCCTATCGGGATGTGAGCTAA
- a CDS encoding NUDIX hydrolase: MAASLGLPLNFKVGVDNAIFSVDPAQNRLLVLLVMRESEPFLGQWSLPGTLVRHGESLEDAAYRILSEKIQVQNLYLEQLYTFAGPGRDPRELSDSQPLRYLSVSYFALVRFEEAQLMGTGVRGIAWYPLDEVPHLAFDHNRMVEYGHRRLRNKLEYSPIAFDVLPELFTLSELYQLYATVLGENFSDYSNFRAKILKLGFLSDTKMKVSRGAGRPAALYRFDAEAFAPLKDKPLVFI; encoded by the coding sequence ATGGCAGCGTCTTTGGGCCTTCCACTCAACTTTAAAGTGGGAGTTGATAATGCAATCTTCTCCGTCGATCCCGCACAAAATCGCTTGCTGGTTCTCCTCGTCATGCGCGAAAGTGAACCCTTTCTCGGACAGTGGAGTTTACCCGGTACGTTAGTTCGTCACGGGGAATCCCTGGAAGATGCAGCCTATCGCATTTTATCCGAAAAAATCCAAGTCCAGAATCTCTACCTAGAACAACTGTACACCTTTGCTGGACCGGGACGCGACCCCCGCGAACTTTCCGACTCTCAACCCTTGCGCTATCTGTCCGTGAGCTATTTTGCCTTAGTCCGGTTTGAAGAAGCACAATTGATGGGAACTGGAGTCCGGGGGATTGCCTGGTATCCCCTGGATGAAGTGCCGCATCTGGCTTTTGATCACAATCGCATGGTTGAATACGGTCATCGCCGCCTGCGGAACAAACTGGAATATAGCCCGATCGCCTTTGATGTGCTGCCGGAATTATTTACCTTAAGTGAATTGTATCAACTCTATGCAACAGTTTTAGGGGAAAATTTCTCCGATTATTCTAATTTTCGGGCCAAAATTCTCAAACTGGGCTTTTTATCCGATACAAAAATGAAAGTATCTCGCGGTGCAGGGCGGCCAGCAGCCCTCTACCGCTTTGATGCCGAGGCATTTGCTCCGTTGAAAGATAAACCTTTAGTGTTTATTTAG
- a CDS encoding NAD+ synthase, with protein MKIAIAQLNPTIGDLQGNSQQILQAATQAAAQGIDLMLTPELSLCGYPPRDLLLRPSFIEAMSWQLQQLAQKLPPAVAVLVGTVETHTLAHTTGGKSLYNSIALLFNGKIQQYFHKRLLPTYDVFDENRYFEPSYVSNYFNLGELGIPSHPEVSPPIRIGVTICEDLWNDEEFWGKRQYPTNPIANLVEEGADIIINLSASPYSMGKQKLREAMLNHVAVRYHKPIIYANQVGGNDDLIFDGYSVAFNGVGERVALAAGFQPDLVAVEFDEKSRELRPLSLNGGAIAPVTPPPAKPLSQPEEIWSALVLGVRDYTRKCGFSKVVIGLSGGIDSSLVAAIASEAIGPENVLGVLMSSPHTSQQSVIDALELAENLGMKTYSLPIADLMAGYDNTLEDLFADSPRDVTEENLQARIRGNLLMAISNKFGYLLISTGNKSEMAVGYCTLYGDMNGGLAAISDVPKTQVYAICQWLNSREPGKIVIPESVLSKPPSAELKPGQIDQDSLPPYDILDDILDRLIHKHESIPQIVAAGYDPALVQRVVKLLNGAEFKRRQAPPGLKVTDRAFGTGWRMPIAAKVPQIPLSRE; from the coding sequence ATGAAAATTGCGATCGCCCAACTCAATCCCACCATTGGAGATCTCCAAGGCAATTCCCAACAAATTCTGCAAGCGGCCACCCAAGCTGCCGCCCAGGGAATTGACCTAATGCTGACTCCAGAACTCTCTTTGTGCGGTTATCCCCCTCGGGATTTACTCTTGCGTCCGAGTTTTATTGAGGCAATGTCTTGGCAATTACAACAACTGGCCCAAAAATTACCTCCGGCAGTCGCCGTTTTAGTGGGAACCGTGGAAACCCATACCCTCGCCCATACCACCGGAGGCAAATCTTTATATAATAGTATCGCCTTACTTTTCAATGGCAAAATTCAACAATATTTCCACAAACGGCTGTTGCCGACCTACGATGTGTTTGATGAAAATCGCTATTTTGAACCCTCCTATGTGAGTAATTATTTCAATTTAGGTGAGTTGGGCATTCCTTCTCACCCCGAGGTTTCTCCCCCCATCCGCATTGGGGTAACCATTTGCGAAGACTTATGGAATGATGAAGAATTTTGGGGAAAACGGCAATACCCCACTAATCCCATTGCCAATTTAGTTGAAGAAGGGGCGGATATCATTATTAATTTATCCGCCTCTCCCTACAGTATGGGGAAACAAAAACTCCGAGAAGCAATGCTCAATCATGTCGCAGTCCGGTATCACAAACCGATTATCTATGCCAACCAAGTCGGAGGCAATGATGACTTGATTTTTGATGGATATAGCGTGGCGTTTAATGGAGTGGGAGAACGGGTGGCCCTCGCTGCGGGATTTCAACCGGATTTAGTGGCGGTGGAGTTCGACGAAAAAAGTCGAGAGTTACGTCCCCTTTCCCTCAATGGTGGGGCGATCGCACCCGTGACGCCACCCCCAGCAAAACCCCTGAGTCAACCGGAAGAGATCTGGTCCGCCTTGGTGTTGGGAGTGCGAGACTATACCCGCAAATGTGGATTTTCTAAAGTGGTGATTGGGTTAAGTGGCGGGATTGATTCGTCTCTGGTGGCCGCGATCGCCAGTGAGGCGATCGGACCGGAAAATGTGCTCGGCGTCCTCATGTCTTCCCCCCATACCTCTCAACAATCGGTGATTGATGCACTGGAACTCGCCGAAAACCTCGGCATGAAAACCTACTCCCTTCCCATTGCGGATTTAATGGCAGGTTATGACAACACCCTAGAAGATTTGTTTGCCGACTCCCCCCGTGATGTCACGGAAGAAAACCTACAAGCGCGGATTCGCGGGAATTTATTAATGGCCATCTCCAATAAATTTGGATATCTCCTGATTTCCACAGGGAATAAATCAGAAATGGCCGTGGGATATTGTACCCTGTATGGCGATATGAATGGGGGATTAGCTGCCATTTCTGATGTGCCAAAAACTCAAGTTTATGCCATTTGTCAATGGCTCAATTCCCGAGAACCGGGGAAAATTGTTATTCCTGAAAGTGTCCTAAGTAAACCCCCGAGTGCTGAACTCAAACCGGGACAAATTGACCAGGATTCCCTGCCGCCTTATGACATTTTGGATGATATTCTCGATCGCCTGATTCACAAGCATGAATCCATTCCCCAAATAGTCGCAGCAGGATATGACCCCGCCTTAGTGCAACGGGTGGTGAAGTTGTTAAATGGGGCGGAATTTAAGCGCCGACAAGCCCCCCCGGGATTGAAAGTCACCGATCGCGCCTTTGGAACAGGGTGGCGGATGCCGATCGCCGCCAAAGTGCCCCAGATTCCCCTCTCTCGGGAATAA
- a CDS encoding pentapeptide repeat-containing protein, whose amino-acid sequence MNRKFLLPSVLFSTLCLTTVATAENIQHTQQLLSTKQCAQCDLSGAGLVMANLSNAQLSGANLVRANLSRAQLTGANLSGADLKGASLFGANLMGVNLQGADLRGADLREAYLVDVDFTGAQLDGANLEGSIGTPQTVLAVEDVYNWGVAEAQRNNHKKAIAYFEQALVLDPEFAPAYLARSIVRADTGDFSGAQGDAEYAKQLFAIQNNTQAFEATEVLLAQIAAAQNPEEGESGGGGFMRFVGSMGLLLLRLML is encoded by the coding sequence ATGAACCGAAAATTTCTCCTTCCCTCCGTCTTGTTTAGTACCCTGTGCTTGACGACTGTTGCCACTGCCGAAAATATTCAACATACCCAACAACTGCTTTCCACCAAGCAATGTGCCCAGTGCGACCTCAGTGGTGCGGGTTTGGTGATGGCAAATCTGTCAAATGCTCAACTGAGTGGGGCAAATTTGGTCCGGGCGAATCTGAGTCGTGCTCAACTCACGGGTGCGAACCTCAGTGGTGCGGACCTCAAGGGTGCATCTTTGTTTGGCGCGAACCTGATGGGGGTGAATCTCCAGGGTGCGGATCTGCGGGGTGCAGATTTGCGAGAGGCGTATCTTGTGGATGTGGACTTCACTGGGGCACAGTTGGATGGGGCAAATCTCGAAGGATCAATCGGCACTCCGCAGACGGTGTTAGCGGTCGAGGATGTTTATAACTGGGGGGTTGCAGAAGCCCAGCGCAACAATCATAAAAAGGCGATCGCCTATTTCGAGCAGGCATTAGTCCTGGATCCGGAATTTGCTCCCGCTTATCTCGCACGGAGTATCGTTCGTGCGGATACAGGCGATTTCTCCGGTGCTCAAGGCGATGCGGAATATGCGAAACAATTGTTTGCAATTCAAAACAATACTCAGGCTTTTGAAGCCACCGAGGTCCTGCTTGCTCAAATTGCAGCGGCTCAAAATCCAGAAGAAGGAGAGTCAGGCGGGGGCGGTTTTATGCGTTTTGTCGGTTCAATGGGGTTACTATTGCTGCGATTAATGTTGTAA
- the hemC gene encoding hydroxymethylbilane synthase, translating to MNATVSGPPLTVHIGSRKSQLALVQTHWVQEELQKHFPDRRFEVHTMSTQGDIILDVALAKIGDKGLFTKELEVGMLQRETDLAVHSLKDLPTNLPEGLILGCITERENPADALVVHEKHQDKQLETLPPGAVIGTSSLRRLAQLRHHYPHLEFKDIRGNLNTRLAKLDEGQYDAIILAFAGLHRLGMGDRIHQVIPAEISLHAVGQGALGIECRANDPEILELIKVLEHQETAQRCHAERAFLRRLEGGCQVPIGVNTEIKDNNLTLTGMVASLDGKRLIKEKVAGPATDAEQLGIQLAETLRQMGAQEILDEIFAQIQRS from the coding sequence ATGAACGCTACTGTTTCCGGACCTCCCCTCACGGTTCACATTGGATCGAGAAAAAGCCAATTGGCTTTAGTGCAAACCCATTGGGTGCAAGAAGAACTCCAAAAACATTTTCCCGATCGCCGGTTTGAAGTTCATACCATGAGCACTCAAGGGGACATCATCCTCGATGTTGCCCTGGCCAAAATTGGGGATAAAGGACTCTTCACCAAAGAATTGGAAGTCGGTATGTTGCAGCGAGAAACCGATCTCGCCGTCCATTCCCTCAAGGACCTCCCCACAAATCTACCGGAAGGACTAATCCTCGGATGCATCACCGAACGGGAAAATCCCGCCGATGCGCTGGTGGTCCATGAAAAACACCAAGATAAACAACTGGAGACCCTACCCCCAGGGGCCGTCATTGGCACCTCCTCCCTGAGACGACTCGCTCAGTTGCGCCATCACTATCCCCATTTGGAGTTTAAAGACATTCGGGGAAACCTAAACACGCGATTAGCCAAACTGGATGAAGGACAGTATGACGCGATTATCCTCGCCTTCGCCGGATTACACCGACTGGGAATGGGCGATCGCATCCATCAAGTCATTCCTGCTGAAATCTCCCTTCATGCCGTTGGACAAGGTGCATTAGGCATCGAATGCCGCGCCAATGACCCGGAAATCCTGGAACTCATCAAAGTCCTGGAACATCAGGAAACCGCTCAACGCTGTCATGCAGAACGAGCCTTTTTACGCCGACTCGAAGGCGGTTGCCAAGTCCCGATCGGTGTTAATACTGAGATCAAAGACAACAACCTCACCTTAACCGGCATGGTTGCCAGTCTCGATGGCAAGCGACTCATCAAAGAAAAAGTCGCAGGTCCTGCCACCGACGCGGAACAACTCGGCATCCAACTCGCCGAAACCTTGCGTCAAATGGGAGCTCAAGAAATCCTCGATGAAATCTTTGCTCAAATTCAGCGTAGTTAA